The Maritimibacter sp. DP1N21-5 DNA window GGACAAGCTGAATGCGCTGAAGGGCCTTTGTCGCGGGGTCGAGCTTGAGGACGAGATGGTCGGCTATCCTGTCCACCCGCTATTTCCTTGTCTCGCGCTGGAAGGTGCCGAAGTCGGCATCCGGGTCAACGAGGTCAATCCCGACGCGGTCCTGCGCGACTCCAAGATCTGGGAGGGCGAATGGCTCGACCAGCGCGCGTCGACCTATGGCACCGACAAGAAGGGACTCGAGGAAATATATCGCAACCGGTCGATGCTCAAGCGCTCGGTCCTGCCCGAAGACATTGCGGAAGCCGCCTACTGTTACGCGGCCGACGCTTCGGCTAAGTCGACGGGCAATATCGTGAACGTCGACGCGGGCAAGAAGGAAGCCTTCACCCGCTGACCCGGCGAACATGTCATCGGTCGGGGGCGCAGCACCGCCCCCGGACAAGCGGAGGGAACGCGCATGCGTCTGGCGCAGTGCCACAATTTTCACGATTTCCGGCAGCTCGCCAAGCGCCGCCTGCCGGGACCGATCTTCAACTACATCGACGGCGGCGCGGACGACGAGGTGACGCTCCGGCGCAACTCGGCGGCCTTCGACACCGTCGATCTCGTGCCCCATGTGCTCCGGGGCACGCCCGAGGTCGATCTGTCGGTCGAGGTCATGGGCCAGAAGCTCGCCCTGCCCTTCTACCTCTCGCCCACCGCGCTCCAGCGGCTCTTTCACCATGACGGCGAACGCGCGGTCGCGGCCGCGGCGGGAAAATACGGCACCATGTTCGGCGTGTCGTCGCTTGGCACCGTGAGCCTTGAGGAGCTGCGGCGCAAACACGACAATCCGCAGGTCTATCAGTTCTATTTCCACAAGGACCGGGGCCTCAACCGCGCGATGATGCAGCGGGCCAAGGACGCCGGCGTGAACGTCATGATGCTCACTGTCGACAGCATGACCGGCGGCAATCGCGAGCGTGACAAACGGACGGGGTTCTCGATCCCCTTCAAGCTCACATTGGGCGGCATGGCACAATTCGCGGTGAAGCCGGCCTGGGGGATCAACTACGTCACCCACGAGAAATTCGCGCTGCCCCAGCTTGACGAACATGTCGACATGGGCGGCGGCACCATGTCGATCGGGCGCTATTTTACCGAGATGCTCGATCCCACGATGAACTGGGACGACCTGGCGGAAATGGTCTCGGACTGGGGCGGAAAATTCTGCCTCAAGGGCGTCATCCATCCCGACGATGCAGCCCGCGCAGCCGAGGCCGGCTGTGACGCGGTGATCCTGTCGAACCACGGTGGACGGCAGCTGGACGGGTCCATTGCGCCCTTCGAAGCGCTCGAAGGCATTGTGGATCAGGTGGGCGACAGGCTCGAGGTGATCATGGACTCCGGCATCCAGCGCGGCACCCACATCGTCAAGGCGCTGGCCATGGGAGCGAAAGCCGTTGGGATCGGTCGGGGATACCTCTTTCCCCTCGCCGCGGCCGGGCAGGCCGGGGTTGAACGGATGGTCGGCCTCCTGAAGGACGAGGTCGAACGGGACATGCGCCTGATGGGCGTCTCGAAGGTCGCGGATCTGAGCCGCGACATGCTGCGCAAACGATAATCGCCGGCCCCGCCGGCAGGGAGACGAGATGAGCTACAGTTCCGCAAAGGACGCCTTCGCCGAATGGGGCGTGGACACCGAAGCCGCTATGGACGCGCTGGGGCAGATCCCGATTTCGGTGCACTGCTGGCAGGGTGACGACGTCGTCGGCTTCGAGAAAAAGAGCGGCTCCTCCGGCGGCGGCATCCAGGCAACCGGCACCCATCCGGGCCGCGCCCGCACCCCGGACGAGCTTCGCGCCGACCTCGAATTCGGCTACGGCATGATCCCGGGTAGGCACGGGCTGAACCTTCACGCCTCTACCTCGACACCGTGGAGGCACCCGACCGAGACGAGATCGGGTTCCGCCATTTCACGCCCTGGGTCGACTGTGCCCGCGATCAGGGGATCGGGCTCGACTTCAACCCGACGTTCTTCGCCCACGCCAAGGCCGACGATAACCTGACCCTGAGCCACCCGGACAAGGGCATCCGCGACTTCTGGAACGAACATGGCACATGCTGTCGCGACATCGCCGCACAGATGAGGGCCGCCCAAGGCACGCCTGCGGTCAACAACATCCGGCTGCCGGACGGGTAGGGACAACCCGGTCGACCGCATGACGGCATGCCGGCGACTTGAAGCCTCGCTCGACGCGATGTTCGCGCCGGAACACGACAAGGCGCATCTGCTCGATGCCGTGGAATCCAAGCTCTTCGGGATCGGGGTCGAAGCCATGACCGTCGATTGCCACGAGTTCTACATATGCTACGCGATCCCCAAGGGCACGCTCCTGTGCCTCGACATGGGTCACTTCCATCCGACCGAGAACATCGCCGACAAACATTCCGCCGTGGCCCTGTCGGTGGACGAGCTCCTGCTCCATGTCTCGGGACCTATGCGTTGGGATTCCGATCACGTCGTCCATCTGGACGATGCGATCCGCGCCATGGCGCAAGAGCTGGTCTTCGGCGACCTTCTGGGCCGGACCCGCATCGGGCTCGACTTCTTCGACGCTACAATCAGCCGGACGGCCGCCTGGGTCATCGGCGTGCGCAACATGCAATAGGCGCTCCTGATGCCGCAGACCCGCCTCAAGGCCGCAGAAGAAGCGCTCGACTTCACCACCGGCTCGTTCTGACCGAGGAGCTGAAGGATCTGCCCTTCAGCGCGGTCTGGGCCGAGTTCTGCGCGCGAAACGACCGTCCGACCGGCAAGGCATTGACCGGGGAACTGGACGGGTATCAGGCGAAGGTGTCAGCTCGGGGCGCCTGACGGACGAGTGCATTGGCAAGCCCTAACCGACGAGGGCCTGGCGCAGCGCCGGAATGTCGTCGAGCACGCAGTCGACAAAGGCCGCGATACGCGGCGACCGGCGCAGGTCGGATGGCGTCAGCAGATACCAACTGCGGGTCAACTCCGGGACCGGCGGCAAGACCTGAACCAGACTGTCCTCGGCATCTCCCAATGTGGTCGGCAGCGGCGCGACGCCGACACCCGCTTTCACCGACGACACGACGCCGAGAATACTTGAACTGCGGCTGACGATACGCGCGCCGGGCACGGCCGACGGCAGCCAGATGGCGACGCGATGCGACTTCATGATGCCATCGAAGCCGATCAGAGCATGCGCCGACAGGTCCGGGATGCTTCCCGGGCGGCCATGCCGCTGAACATAGCTCTTGCTGGCATAGATGGCCCAGACCGAGTCGCAGATCTTTCGTCCGACAAGGGTCTCGTCCACCGGCCCGCCGGACCGGAACGCGACATCAGCCTCTCCCTTGGTCAGATCCAGATAGCGGTCGCTGGTAACGAATTCCACGGAGAGGTCGGGATAGAGGGCATGGAACCGGTCGAGCAGGCCCGTCGCAACGATGCGCGGCACCGTCGGCTCCGGGCAGGTCAGGCGAATACGTCCCTTGAGATCGAGCTTCAGAGCAATGATCTTGCGCTCCAGACAATCGACGGCACCCTCGACAGCCATGACCTCGTCGAGAAGCGCCTCGCCCATTTCCGAGAGCTGGTATCCCGCCGGATATCTCTTCACGAGGGTGAGCCCGATGCGTCGCTCGAGCTCGTGAAGCCTGCGATGCACTGTCGACTGATTAACGCCAAGCGCCTTCGCAGCGGACAGTGTGCTACCCTGTCGCGAAACGGCAATGAGGTGGCGCAGATCGTTCCAGTCGAACATGCCGATCACTATGCAGTTTTGCGCGGCGCTTTCGCAGACTTGCTGCTGCCGCCGGGGTGTCGAACACAGTAGCCTCCCAAAAATAGCAAAGGGAGATGGCCAAATGCACGAAAAATCAGATGTCGTCACCATGACGGCCGCACTGACGGTCGGCGTCACACGCACCGCTCAGGACCGAGGGATGGCAAAGCTCACGCCCCTGCACCGGGAAATGGTGCAAGGGATGCCTCTAGCGGAAGATCAGGAAATCAGGGTCCTGTTTGCCACCCTGTCACCCGGAGATGTCACACCCTACCATTCGCATCGCCATCCCGTGACGGTCTACATGCTCGAAGGCACGTTCACACTCGACCTCGACGGTCGCGATCCGGTTGATATCGAAGCCGGGCAGGTCTTCGTCGAACCTTCGGGCATCAATATGACGGGCCGCAACACGCGTGATGTTCCTGCCCGGATGGCCTTGTTCTATGTCTGCGAACCCGACGAACCCTTCGCCGACCCTGCGGGCACCCGGTGAACCCGAGATAGGCATAGAGGCTTCTCTTCGCCATTTTCTCCACTTGGGGGACTGGAGATAGGGAGTGCGGATGATTGAAAAGTGGCGCGCTGGGGAGGATTGCCACCGGGCCTTGTTTTCAATGGGTTGTGGATTTCTTAGACAAACCCGGGGTGTTGAAAATCAAAGGCTTACAAGGGCGATTGTCTAAGCTCTTGGGCCCAAAAGTTGTCAAGCTCGTTCGCACACCCCCTCAAATTTTTTCTTCGCGCGATATCGCACGCCATCAGGTTAGAAGTTGATAAAGATAATCACGGAAACTTCCTATTGCCATTTTCATCCGATTCGCTCATAAACAAATCAACACAAACGCCATCACGGATTTTGCACATGAAGAAGATCTATCGCGACTACCGCGCTCTTTGCGCGACCGAAGGCTTCGCTCTGCTCAGCATCGAGACCGACCGCAAACACTGCCGCCTCCGTTTTGAAGCCGGCTTCGTCACTGCTCCGAGTTCCCCCTCGGATCAGCGCAACATGAAACACGTTCGCAGCGCCATTCGCCGCCTGCACGCCTGAGAGGAAGACACCAATGGACCTTGAGACCGCCGAAGAACGTCGGGACGCCTGCGCGGAAATGCAGTTCGAATACAATGGCGACCATCATTACTGGGACTATGCCCAGTGGATCGCCGAAATCCTACACAACGCCCTCGAACATGTGGAAGGGCTGGTCGGGGTCGGCAATGCGGCCGCCCCCTTGCGCCAGCTCGTGGAACCAGTCGCAGCCATTGAAGGCATCGAACATGCGACCTGGCGAGAGGTTATGGAAGACGTGTTTTCTGCTGGCACGGTTTGGCCAGTCGGACAGCGTTTCCAATGTGCCCTGCAATACGGCATGTTTGGTGTAACTCCGGCGGCAATTGCCACCGCGGATCGAGCCGAGTGGATTGAGCATTTGGTTGCCGACGTGTCGGCCTTCGCGTCGCGCAGTGACGTCCGATCCCTCGAGACTTCGGATAACCCGATCATCCGGATCGCCAACCTTGCTGCGTCTCGCTATGCGCTCGATACCGTTCGCGGCGAGGTGGATACGCTGTCGATGGCGATCCTCGGCCGTGTGTCCGAAGGCCGAGTGCGCAACCTGATGAGCGGTGCCGACGCACAGCTTGAGCGCGGTCCCAATGGCGGCGTGATGGCGGTAAGCGCCTTGGCTTGGCTGATGAAGCGCAAGGAGTTCCTGCGGTCGATTTGGGCCGACGAAGATAAGGACGAGACGGAAGAGACCAACTTGCCGGTCGACCTCGAAAAGATTATCTTCGTGCCGGTTGCGCGGGACGGCTCCATGTTCGGCCCCGACCTGAAGCGGGGCGGTCGTTACCAGATCGGTGCAAAGGGCGAAGAACAGCATTTCGACACCTTCTACGAAGCCCTTGAATCCTTGAACGCCATGTCGACCCCACGCTGGCGGCGGCCCAACGAACTCGGCCACTGGGGCATCGTGAGCGGCGTGTCCTGGCAGCGCATCGCGCGGCCCTGACCCAAAAGACCTACACTTGGCACGAGTTAAAAATGACCCTCTACCCAACCCCCGAACAGGTTCTTGAAGCCTTGCTATCCGCGCCGCATGGCCGCACCAAGGACGCGCCCGAAGATAGCCGCGGCGTCTATGGCCTCGTCGATCACTTTGGCGACTTGCGCTATATCGGCTCGACCAGCTCCGCTGCCGAGAACCTGCGCAAGCGCATCCATGCACGGCACCGCACCGGGTCTGAGACCACCAGTCACTATTTCTCGCGGATGTATAACACCGGCCGGATGTGGCGTGATCGGAATGATCCTGCCACAAAAGCGGACGGAGACGTGGCGAAGCGCCTCCGGAATGCGTTCATCGCCGAATATTGCCGCGCGGTCTGGGTGCCTCTGCCAGATGACGCGGACATCCCCGGAATCGAGCAGGCGGTCCTTGCAATGGCTCCGAGCGAGTGTGTCGCCTGGAACCGGCGTGGCATGTTCGAGTATGATGAGCCACGCGACCTTGTGGACACGATTATCAGGTCCCTGAGGTTCTCGACCGCCGAGATGGACGCGATCAACCGACAGAATGACAGGTTCCATGGCAAGCTCATTGCGCCCGTCGCGCCAACTGTTCCTGCCTTTCCTGCGGGCGCTTTCGACTTCTTCGCGCTGGACGTCGAGACAGCGAACAATGACCGCGCAAGCATCTGCCAGATCGGCATTGCCTGCGTGAGGCCGGATCGGTCCATCGAGACATGGGTGACCTACGTTGATCCTGAGACTACGGACTGGTCATGCTCATTTGTGCACGGGATCAATGCCGCCACAGTTCGGGGCGCACCGCGGTTTGACGATGTGCTCCCGATCCTCGCAAAAGCACTCGATGGACGTCCCGTGTATCAACATTCCGGCTTCGATCGTTCCGCGATGACGGCAGCCTGTTCTGCATCAGGCATCACGATGCCTGAGTGGTAATGGCGCGACAGCGTGCAGGTCGCCCGCAAGGCTTGGCCTGAACTCAAAGGGAACGGGGGCCACGGCCTCTCGTCGTTGAAGTCCTACCTTGGCCTGTCATTCAAGCACCATGATGCCGGTGAAGATGCACGAGCTTCGGCGGAGATTGTCATCCTCGCGGAAAGCGGGAGCAAAGAGGCTGTGCCCGGTGCGACGGCACCGACTGACTTTCACCTGATCGATGAGGAGGATACCCTCACCTGAAGCCGAACCTCGGGCGGGGTGGCTGCGTATCTAAAGGTCTGGCATTCTCTCAGACAGGGCACCGACGCAAAGTAAAGGCTTGTGCCCAACAAGTAGAGATTGCCGACCGTCAACGTATTTGATTTCTTAAAGAAAATATAAGGGAGGCAGCGGGTGTCGTTTTTTGAGCAGCCGATTTTGAATTCACCATATTTCGTGCCCGAGCAGCATTGGGAACTTGATGACGACGGGCGGCCGACGGACCGCATCATCACCACGCGCCGCCGGTCCGACCTCGTGTCGGCGATGCCAAAGTCGAAAAGTGTAAGCGGCGGATCACAATCCGAGATGGAGCTGAGCAAAGCAGGACTCGGAGGGTTGGATGCGACCTACAACGTGACCGAATTTGTCAACGAAATGCGTTCGCAGGTCGACAGTTGGCGCCAGCTGCCAAATCCGAACCACTGGCAAGTGTCGCCGATCACTCAACGGCTGCTCCAGCATTGGCGGACGATCCAAAAGGACGAAAACCAGGTCATCAGACCGTTCTTTTGCCAACTCGAGGCCGTGGAGACGGCGATCTGGCTTGCCGAAGTCGCGCCCAAGCTGGGGCCGCGCGGCAAACAGGTGAAGTCGAAACTCGAGACTGCCAACAACGCCGCAAACCCGGACCTGTTCCGCGTGGCGATGAAGCTCGCTACCGGGGCCGGCAAGACGACGGTCATGGCCATGCTGATCGCGTGGCAGACCCTGAACGCGGTGCGTAGCCCGAACTCCAAGACCTTCTCGCGAAGTTTTCTTATCGTCACCCCCGGGATCACGATCAAGGATCGGCTACGGGTGCTCCTGCCCAACGATCCCGAGAATTACTACGAGCGGATCAATTTGGTGCCTGCGGATCTGATGCAGGACATGCAGCGCGCGAAAATCGTCCTGACCAACTATCACGCCTTCAAACTGCGCGAGCGGCTGTCTTTGGCAAAGGGCACGCGCGCTGCTCTCGAAGGTCATGGCGACACTGTGACGACGCTGGAAACCGAGGGGCAGATGCTTCAACGCGTCATGCCCGATCTCATGGGGCTCGGCTCGATCAACGT harbors:
- a CDS encoding alpha-hydroxy acid oxidase, whose protein sequence is MRLAQCHNFHDFRQLAKRRLPGPIFNYIDGGADDEVTLRRNSAAFDTVDLVPHVLRGTPEVDLSVEVMGQKLALPFYLSPTALQRLFHHDGERAVAAAAGKYGTMFGVSSLGTVSLEELRRKHDNPQVYQFYFHKDRGLNRAMMQRAKDAGVNVMMLTVDSMTGGNRERDKRTGFSIPFKLTLGGMAQFAVKPAWGINYVTHEKFALPQLDEHVDMGGGTMSIGRYFTEMLDPTMNWDDLAEMVSDWGGKFCLKGVIHPDDAARAAEAGCDAVILSNHGGRQLDGSIAPFEALEGIVDQVGDRLEVIMDSGIQRGTHIVKALAMGAKAVGIGRGYLFPLAAAGQAGVERMVGLLKDEVERDMRLMGVSKVADLSRDMLRKR
- a CDS encoding L-rhamnose isomerase, coding for MTACRRLEASLDAMFAPEHDKAHLLDAVESKLFGIGVEAMTVDCHEFYICYAIPKGTLLCLDMGHFHPTENIADKHSAVALSVDELLLHVSGPMRWDSDHVVHLDDAIRAMAQELVFGDLLGRTRIGLDFFDATISRTAAWVIGVRNMQ
- a CDS encoding LysR family transcriptional regulator; the protein is MFDWNDLRHLIAVSRQGSTLSAAKALGVNQSTVHRRLHELERRIGLTLVKRYPAGYQLSEMGEALLDEVMAVEGAVDCLERKIIALKLDLKGRIRLTCPEPTVPRIVATGLLDRFHALYPDLSVEFVTSDRYLDLTKGEADVAFRSGGPVDETLVGRKICDSVWAIYASKSYVQRHGRPGSIPDLSAHALIGFDGIMKSHRVAIWLPSAVPGARIVSRSSSILGVVSSVKAGVGVAPLPTTLGDAEDSLVQVLPPVPELTRSWYLLTPSDLRRSPRIAAFVDCVLDDIPALRQALVG
- a CDS encoding cupin domain-containing protein, giving the protein MHEKSDVVTMTAALTVGVTRTAQDRGMAKLTPLHREMVQGMPLAEDQEIRVLFATLSPGDVTPYHSHRHPVTVYMLEGTFTLDLDGRDPVDIEAGQVFVEPSGINMTGRNTRDVPARMALFYVCEPDEPFADPAGTR
- a CDS encoding exonuclease domain-containing protein; this encodes MTLYPTPEQVLEALLSAPHGRTKDAPEDSRGVYGLVDHFGDLRYIGSTSSAAENLRKRIHARHRTGSETTSHYFSRMYNTGRMWRDRNDPATKADGDVAKRLRNAFIAEYCRAVWVPLPDDADIPGIEQAVLAMAPSECVAWNRRGMFEYDEPRDLVDTIIRSLRFSTAEMDAINRQNDRFHGKLIAPVAPTVPAFPAGAFDFFALDVETANNDRASICQIGIACVRPDRSIETWVTYVDPETTDWSCSFVHGINAATVRGAPRFDDVLPILAKALDGRPVYQHSGFDRSAMTAACSASGITMPEW